The Comamonas testosteroni genome includes a window with the following:
- a CDS encoding replication initiation protein, whose translation MAKDVEAEEFNLPMTDADRQIGLSGFPDPEPDSKKRFRRVNVRAAKARPESIRKNYPLIHSLTATLQTNHQQKLMNMIIKCVQTQERDADGFWSMPFSDLKVALNLNTNNRTHISAVANSMQEIKMHFDMASKDLKNPKLVWIVFVPTILYESGEVRFKINSDVEHLFSKDHRYALLEEREMAALKLQCSVRLYELVCQDAGIQHSALMPWEMLRGLIMAKDIPKKAETWSGFSERYLIPSIHEVSMQTRFNVELDVIKRGKFVHQVRLLIKLKNNRQEVLSGISETPAHAQMRGFLEGWPLPNGDILSLFGKYSIEDIQNAYAHTLYRSKFEKYQLKHPHKYFLRSLEHKYFKDYPDCAKVMGLIFVSAVRNEVDDVVPDARRSNVEDTVTIEDIDRRVMLRRQTELQGMVDGMPAEQRHALFSKYNDTLKDDRFKLNIGRRNRAGSMSMFRHWYGETVYGAISAEERELAKQAILAEAVATTY comes from the coding sequence ATGGCCAAAGACGTTGAAGCAGAAGAATTCAATCTGCCGATGACCGATGCTGACCGGCAAATTGGCCTGTCTGGCTTCCCTGACCCCGAACCTGATTCGAAAAAGCGATTTCGCCGCGTCAACGTCAGAGCAGCAAAAGCTCGGCCTGAGTCCATCAGGAAGAACTATCCGCTCATCCATTCGTTGACTGCAACATTGCAGACAAATCATCAGCAGAAGCTGATGAACATGATCATCAAGTGCGTCCAGACGCAAGAGCGCGATGCTGATGGTTTTTGGTCGATGCCATTTTCGGATTTGAAGGTTGCACTCAACCTCAACACCAACAATCGCACCCACATCTCTGCAGTCGCAAATTCGATGCAGGAGATCAAGATGCACTTCGACATGGCGTCGAAGGATCTGAAGAATCCCAAGCTGGTGTGGATTGTGTTCGTGCCGACCATCCTGTACGAATCTGGCGAAGTGCGCTTCAAGATCAACAGCGATGTTGAGCATCTTTTTTCTAAAGACCATCGATACGCGTTGCTCGAAGAGCGCGAGATGGCCGCTCTCAAGCTTCAGTGCTCGGTACGGCTGTACGAACTCGTCTGCCAGGATGCTGGTATCCAGCACTCCGCACTGATGCCATGGGAAATGCTGCGTGGCCTGATCATGGCCAAGGACATTCCGAAGAAGGCCGAGACATGGAGCGGCTTCAGCGAGCGATATTTGATTCCATCGATCCATGAGGTTTCGATGCAGACCCGGTTCAACGTTGAGCTGGATGTCATCAAGCGGGGCAAATTCGTTCATCAGGTCCGTCTGCTGATCAAGCTGAAAAACAACCGGCAAGAAGTTCTCTCTGGCATCAGCGAAACACCTGCGCATGCTCAGATGCGTGGCTTCCTTGAAGGCTGGCCTCTCCCTAACGGTGACATCCTCAGCCTTTTCGGTAAGTACTCCATCGAGGACATACAAAACGCATACGCCCACACGCTGTACCGCTCGAAGTTTGAAAAGTACCAGCTCAAGCACCCACACAAGTATTTCTTGCGTAGCTTGGAGCACAAGTATTTCAAGGACTACCCCGATTGCGCGAAGGTGATGGGGCTTATCTTCGTCTCGGCTGTTCGCAACGAAGTTGATGACGTAGTGCCTGATGCCCGCAGGTCTAATGTCGAAGACACAGTGACGATTGAAGATATCGATAGGCGAGTCATGCTGCGTCGGCAAACCGAGCTACAAGGGATGGTTGATGGCATGCCTGCAGAGCAGCGCCATGCTCTGTTCTCCAAGTACAACGACACGCTGAAGGATGATCGATTCAAGCTCAACATCGGACGGCGCAACCGTGCCGGAAGCATGTCGATGTTCAGGCACTGGTACGGCGAAACGGTCTATGGTGCCATTTCTGCCGAAGAGCGTGAGTTGGCAAAGCAAGCGATCCTAGCTGAGGCCGTGGCGACTACCTACTGA
- a CDS encoding DNA cytosine methyltransferase — protein MSMHTVTTRKLSERDGSPRLWLEGKRLLNSGFEPGHQFVVEPYGLGVVLKLQEQGTNKVARRERKKDGRIDSIIDVRDSTALAPLMGCKAIRVVFGERQVFVSPMASELRLIRRVKRLMERLKAGKSLATAGVASGGGVLDHALHAGLRKAGIKAHLHAFNEIREDLTEQALEYNELLNDSTIVLNLPLQELAFDEMVMDRIGEVDVVCMGLPCSGASKAGRAKRRTDMPEAHPDVGHLVAGAIALLAKLNASVCIFENVIPWGNSASACILRQQLRDMAYETHERVLSGPEFGDLEARERFYMVAVSRGIDFNFEAMASKPACSSRTLADVLEPEEVVKDRWSTMDGLKAKQERDKEAGKNFMMRVFKAEDTFIGALTKGITKNRSTDPKIQHPTNPELLRVPTAIEHAACKGIPKHLIEGLPQTKANELLGQSVTYGAASSLGEHAGREILRWANSFGHCVKTALQQLRKTVPVGQSELFSAAA, from the coding sequence ATGAGCATGCACACAGTCACAACTCGCAAACTCAGTGAGCGCGATGGATCGCCTCGTCTTTGGCTTGAGGGCAAGCGACTTCTCAACTCGGGCTTTGAGCCTGGACATCAGTTTGTTGTTGAACCCTACGGCCTCGGTGTCGTGCTTAAACTTCAAGAGCAGGGCACGAACAAAGTCGCTCGCCGTGAGCGTAAGAAGGACGGGCGCATTGATTCCATCATCGATGTCCGAGACTCCACCGCCCTGGCTCCGCTGATGGGGTGCAAGGCCATCCGCGTGGTCTTCGGTGAACGTCAAGTCTTTGTCTCTCCTATGGCCTCGGAGCTGCGTTTGATTCGCCGCGTCAAGCGTTTGATGGAGCGCTTGAAGGCGGGCAAGAGTCTCGCCACTGCGGGGGTAGCCAGCGGCGGTGGAGTGCTGGACCACGCGTTACATGCGGGCCTGCGCAAGGCCGGTATCAAGGCGCATCTGCACGCCTTCAATGAGATCCGCGAAGACCTCACAGAACAAGCGTTGGAATACAACGAATTACTCAATGACTCCACCATCGTATTGAACCTTCCTTTGCAGGAGCTGGCTTTCGATGAAATGGTGATGGACCGCATCGGTGAGGTTGACGTTGTTTGCATGGGCCTTCCGTGTTCTGGTGCCTCCAAAGCGGGCCGAGCAAAGCGACGTACAGACATGCCCGAAGCTCACCCGGATGTGGGGCATCTGGTCGCCGGAGCAATTGCCCTCCTGGCCAAGCTGAACGCATCTGTGTGCATCTTTGAGAATGTGATCCCCTGGGGCAATTCAGCCAGTGCATGCATTCTTCGTCAACAACTGCGCGATATGGCCTATGAGACGCATGAGCGCGTTCTTAGCGGCCCGGAATTCGGTGATTTGGAAGCCCGTGAGCGCTTCTATATGGTGGCTGTATCGCGTGGGATAGACTTTAATTTCGAGGCCATGGCCAGCAAGCCAGCGTGCTCGTCGCGCACTCTGGCAGATGTATTGGAGCCAGAGGAAGTCGTGAAGGACCGTTGGTCAACGATGGACGGACTCAAAGCAAAGCAAGAGCGCGACAAAGAGGCGGGGAAGAATTTCATGATGCGCGTCTTCAAGGCCGAAGACACGTTCATTGGTGCGTTGACTAAGGGCATCACAAAAAACCGCAGCACCGACCCGAAAATTCAGCACCCGACGAACCCTGAGTTGCTGCGCGTGCCTACAGCCATCGAGCATGCAGCGTGCAAAGGAATTCCTAAGCATTTGATTGAAGGCCTGCCCCAGACCAAGGCCAATGAGTTGCTGGGACAAAGCGTCACTTACGGTGCGGCTTCATCGCTCGGTGAGCATGCTGGGCGTGAGATCTTGCGTTGGGCTAATTCGTTTGGTCACTGCGTCAAGACCGCACTGCAGCAGCTGCGCAAGACTGTGCCCGTGGGGCAAAGTGAATTGTTCAGCGCTGCAGCGTGA